A genomic segment from Paramixta manurensis encodes:
- the dbpA gene encoding ATP-dependent RNA helicase DbpA: MTAFSTLTQLPASQLTNLAEMGYHSMTPIQAAALPAILQGSDVRAQAKTGSGKTAAFGLGVLQRIDVSRYATQGLVLCPTRELADQVAGELRRLARFTQNIKILTLCGGQPLSAQRDSLQHAPHIVVGTPGRVLDHLKRETLKISAISCLVLDEADRMLEMGFRDDIDAIISYTPVERQTLLFSATWPQGIAQISQRIQRQPLTIETDDVAELPAIEQRFYEVSGREKLSLLIGVLSQQQPVSCVVFCNTRRECNDIVQALTEQQISALALHGDLEQRDRDEMMIRFANGSCRVLVATDVAARGLDIKSLALVVNYQLAFDPEVHIHRIGRTARAGEQGYAVSLVAADEMVRAHALEDYLQQTLNWQSTAALKAVTPQPLPAEMSTLCIDGGRKAKMRAGDILGALTGDAGLSADQVGKITITATHAWVAIRHDVARRALKQLQQGKIKGKNCRARLMS, from the coding sequence GTGACCGCTTTTTCTACCCTGACTCAACTTCCCGCTAGCCAGCTAACTAACCTCGCAGAAATGGGCTATCACAGTATGACGCCTATCCAGGCGGCCGCATTGCCCGCTATTTTGCAGGGAAGCGATGTTCGGGCGCAGGCGAAAACCGGTAGCGGTAAAACCGCCGCGTTTGGCCTCGGTGTATTGCAGCGTATTGATGTATCGCGCTATGCCACGCAGGGATTGGTGCTGTGTCCCACCCGTGAACTGGCCGATCAGGTGGCCGGAGAGTTACGCCGCCTGGCACGCTTTACGCAGAATATTAAAATATTGACGCTGTGTGGCGGACAACCGCTGAGCGCGCAGCGCGATTCTCTGCAACATGCGCCGCATATTGTGGTCGGAACGCCGGGACGTGTTCTCGATCATCTTAAGCGTGAAACGCTCAAGATCAGCGCGATAAGTTGCCTGGTATTGGATGAGGCGGATCGTATGCTGGAGATGGGGTTCCGCGACGATATTGACGCAATTATCAGCTATACGCCAGTTGAGCGCCAAACGCTGCTATTTTCCGCCACCTGGCCACAGGGCATTGCGCAAATCAGCCAGCGAATTCAGCGCCAACCGCTCACCATTGAAACCGATGATGTGGCGGAGTTACCGGCGATTGAGCAGCGCTTCTATGAAGTGTCCGGGCGTGAAAAGTTATCACTGTTGATTGGCGTTCTGAGTCAGCAACAACCGGTCTCGTGTGTGGTGTTCTGTAATACCCGGCGCGAATGTAATGACATTGTTCAGGCGCTTACTGAGCAGCAGATCAGCGCACTGGCGCTCCATGGCGACCTGGAGCAACGCGACCGCGATGAAATGATGATCCGCTTCGCCAACGGCAGTTGCCGGGTGTTGGTGGCGACTGATGTTGCCGCTCGCGGGCTGGATATTAAGTCACTGGCGCTGGTCGTGAATTATCAACTGGCGTTCGACCCGGAAGTTCATATTCACCGTATTGGTCGCACGGCGCGGGCGGGCGAGCAGGGCTATGCGGTCAGTTTGGTCGCCGCCGACGAAATGGTACGGGCGCATGCGCTGGAGGATTATCTGCAACAGACGCTTAACTGGCAATCTACTGCGGCGTTAAAAGCGGTGACTCCGCAACCTCTCCCGGCGGAAATGAGTACCCTGTGTATTGATGGTGGGCGTAAAGCGAAAATGCGCGCCGGCGATATTCTTGGCGCATTAACCGGCGATGCCGGTTTAAGTGCCGACCAGGTAGGGAAAATAACCATTACGGCAACCCATGCGTGGGTTGCCATTCGTCACGATGTGGCGCGTCGGGCATTGAAGCAGCTACAGCAGGGAAAAATTAAAGGCAAAAACTGCCGC